In one Candidatus Nomurabacteria bacterium genomic region, the following are encoded:
- the atpD gene encoding F0F1 ATP synthase subunit beta: protein MTKTAENTKLKDGKIIAVVGVVVDVEFSDDTQPPAIYHALHVEHQGHTITLEVAQHLDEHTVRAIALSSTDGLKRGQVVVDTGAPISVPVGDATQGRMFNVVGEPIDGQPAPKNAKTAPIHKDPPALTEQSNKAEILETGIKVIDLVAPLTKGGKAGLFAGAGVGKTVLIQELIFNIAKFHSGNSVFAGVGERTREGNDLYYEMKDAGVLPQTALVFGQMNEPPGARLRVALSGLAMAEAFRDEGQDVLLFIDNIFRYTQAGSEVSALLGRLPSAVGYQPNLQQEMGMLQERITSTKKGSITSVQAVYVPADDLTDPAPATTFAHLDATIVMNRALTEIGIYPAVDVLDSTSNSLDPEIVGEEHYRVAREVQRTMQEYKDLQDIIAILGMEELSDEQKATVNRARRLQRFFAQPFHVAEQFTGNKGVYAKLEDTIKDAADILAGKYDDKPESWFYMAPGPLSEKDAPKKESKKDEKKK, encoded by the coding sequence ATGACGAAGACAGCGGAAAATACGAAACTCAAAGACGGCAAGATTATCGCCGTTGTCGGCGTGGTTGTTGACGTTGAATTCAGTGATGACACTCAGCCACCAGCAATTTACCATGCACTGCATGTAGAACATCAGGGTCACACGATTACACTTGAAGTCGCACAGCACCTCGACGAACACACGGTGCGTGCTATCGCCCTTTCTAGTACAGACGGTTTGAAGCGCGGTCAGGTGGTTGTAGACACTGGCGCTCCGATTAGCGTGCCAGTTGGCGACGCGACGCAAGGCCGTATGTTTAACGTTGTTGGCGAGCCAATTGATGGCCAGCCAGCTCCGAAAAACGCCAAGACTGCACCGATTCACAAGGATCCGCCAGCACTGACGGAACAGTCAAACAAAGCCGAAATTCTAGAAACTGGCATTAAGGTCATTGACCTCGTGGCGCCACTTACCAAGGGTGGTAAGGCTGGTCTATTTGCCGGTGCCGGCGTGGGTAAGACAGTTCTGATTCAGGAGCTAATCTTTAACATCGCCAAGTTCCACAGTGGCAACTCTGTGTTTGCTGGTGTCGGTGAGCGTACTCGTGAGGGTAACGACCTGTATTACGAGATGAAAGATGCGGGCGTGTTGCCGCAAACTGCACTTGTCTTTGGTCAGATGAACGAGCCACCTGGAGCGCGTCTTCGTGTTGCGCTTAGTGGTCTTGCCATGGCAGAAGCGTTTCGTGACGAAGGTCAGGACGTGCTGCTCTTTATCGACAACATCTTCCGTTACACACAGGCAGGTTCTGAGGTGTCTGCCCTACTCGGCCGCCTACCTTCAGCTGTGGGCTATCAGCCGAACTTGCAACAAGAAATGGGTATGCTACAAGAACGTATCACGAGTACGAAAAAGGGCTCGATTACCTCCGTACAGGCTGTGTACGTGCCGGCCGACGACTTGACGGACCCAGCACCAGCGACTACATTTGCCCATCTCGACGCGACCATCGTGATGAACCGTGCTTTAACTGAAATCGGTATTTATCCAGCCGTGGATGTGCTCGATAGTACGTCGAACTCGCTTGATCCTGAAATTGTTGGTGAAGAACACTACCGCGTAGCCCGTGAAGTCCAGCGCACGATGCAGGAATACAAAGACTTGCAAGATATCATTGCAATCCTTGGTATGGAAGAACTCTCTGATGAGCAAAAAGCGACCGTTAACCGTGCTCGTCGTTTGCAGCGCTTCTTTGCGCAGCCGTTCCACGTTGCCGAGCAGTTCACTGGTAACAAGGGTGTGTATGCCAAGCTCGAAGACACGATCAAGGACGCAGCAGATATCCTCGCTGGTAAATACGACGACAAGCCAGAAAGTTGGTTCTACATGGCG
- the atpG gene encoding ATP synthase F1 subunit gamma, translating into MSSTRALKTRIRSVKSTKQITKAMQLVAASKMRKAQENEKASGPYTQAANELLTYLASQGETDRDPLFRKADKIKSRLLIVIATDKGLAGAYDSNVLKLYHRHLIEDDAAGVKNQTIAVGRRANRFAARLKDTPVIAAYQDLPDDPAGNQLRTIVDTAVEAFKKGDVDAVDVVFTEFISTVQQQATTQRILPAGFEKTEVSEAVRTAEFEPSTEEVLAAITYRLIEAQVYHALLTARASEYIMRMLAMKNATDNANDLIDDLTLEMNKARQSAITQELAEISGGVEAMK; encoded by the coding sequence ATGTCGTCAACAAGAGCACTAAAGACCCGAATTCGCTCAGTCAAATCAACGAAGCAGATTACTAAGGCTATGCAGCTGGTCGCCGCTAGCAAGATGCGAAAAGCACAAGAAAATGAAAAGGCGTCTGGTCCATATACACAAGCTGCCAACGAACTTCTTACCTATCTGGCTAGTCAGGGCGAGACCGATCGTGATCCCCTGTTTCGCAAGGCCGACAAAATCAAAAGTCGCTTACTTATAGTAATAGCAACTGACAAAGGTTTGGCAGGAGCGTATGATTCGAACGTGTTGAAGCTATATCATCGTCATCTCATCGAAGACGATGCCGCGGGCGTAAAGAATCAGACAATCGCCGTCGGTCGTCGTGCTAACAGGTTCGCTGCACGACTTAAAGATACGCCGGTCATTGCCGCCTACCAGGACTTGCCTGACGATCCGGCTGGCAATCAATTACGTACAATCGTCGACACTGCCGTCGAGGCATTCAAAAAGGGAGACGTTGACGCCGTTGACGTGGTATTTACCGAGTTTATCAGTACTGTCCAGCAACAAGCGACCACGCAGCGAATTTTGCCTGCAGGTTTTGAAAAAACAGAAGTCAGTGAAGCCGTACGAACCGCCGAGTTCGAACCAAGTACTGAAGAAGTCTTGGCTGCTATCACCTATCGCTTGATTGAAGCACAGGTGTACCATGCACTTTTGACCGCCCGCGCCAGCGAGTACATCATGCGTATGCTAGCCATGAAAAATGCTACCGACAACGCAAACGATCTAATTGATGACCTGACGCTTGAAATGAACAAAGCTCGCCAGAGCGCAATTACCCAAGAGCTTGCCGAGATTAGCGGCGGTGTGGAGGCGATGAAATGA